One segment of Anatilimnocola aggregata DNA contains the following:
- a CDS encoding DUF1501 domain-containing protein codes for MLTWFCGAQNTDCTGLSRRDFVRIGALSLGSLALPQWLAAKEAGQQLNYFRNKSVVLLFLGGGPSHIETFNPNSDAPAPYCSITGEVKSSLPGVSFGGTFPQLASHAHKMALVRSFTHPVGDHVKAIAHVLSGGSDPAGDGKAGYSMGSVFAKIRGANHPESGLPTYALLTSEEIDGQYVNERSRIANGSRPGSLGLANAAFDPNGGSTLLKNMQLKLSAERIDDRRSLLGQLDRLNRQVDASGAMQGLDKYEQQALEMVLRGAGDAFDLKKEDKRLVERYDTREFRVGKKVFQPSSLGKQMLLARRLVEAGCGFITVQSSGWDMHSDGNNPGVAAGMEMLGRPLDKAVSAFLEDLEERGLSDDVLLIITGDFGRTPKVNARGGRDHWARLCTLALAGGGLKMGQVIGQSSRQNDVPDTEPVSTANLMSTVLHTLFDVGQLRLDTRIPRELTKLAEETPPIKQLF; via the coding sequence ATGCTTACCTGGTTTTGCGGCGCTCAAAATACCGATTGCACTGGCTTAAGCCGGCGCGACTTTGTGCGAATCGGCGCACTGTCCCTCGGCAGCCTGGCACTTCCTCAGTGGTTGGCAGCGAAAGAGGCTGGCCAGCAACTCAACTACTTCCGCAATAAATCGGTGGTGCTGTTGTTTCTCGGCGGCGGCCCTAGCCACATTGAAACGTTTAACCCCAACAGCGATGCGCCCGCGCCTTACTGCAGCATTACGGGTGAAGTGAAGTCGTCGCTCCCCGGTGTCTCGTTCGGCGGCACGTTCCCTCAACTGGCCAGCCACGCCCACAAGATGGCGCTGGTCCGCTCTTTCACGCATCCGGTTGGCGACCACGTGAAGGCGATCGCCCACGTCCTGTCCGGCGGCAGCGATCCCGCGGGTGATGGCAAAGCCGGCTATAGCATGGGCTCGGTCTTCGCCAAGATTCGCGGCGCGAATCATCCCGAGAGTGGCCTGCCCACTTATGCCCTGCTCACTTCCGAAGAGATTGACGGCCAATACGTCAACGAGCGCAGCCGCATTGCCAATGGCTCGCGACCCGGTTCGCTGGGCCTGGCGAATGCGGCGTTCGATCCGAATGGCGGCAGCACGCTGCTCAAGAACATGCAGTTGAAGTTGTCGGCTGAGCGGATCGATGATCGCCGCTCATTGCTTGGGCAACTCGATCGTTTGAATCGTCAGGTCGATGCTTCCGGCGCGATGCAAGGACTCGATAAGTACGAGCAACAGGCGCTCGAGATGGTCCTGCGCGGGGCCGGTGATGCCTTCGATCTGAAGAAAGAAGACAAGCGACTCGTCGAGCGTTACGACACGCGCGAATTCCGCGTCGGCAAAAAAGTCTTTCAGCCTTCCTCGCTCGGCAAGCAGATGCTGCTCGCGCGGCGTCTGGTCGAAGCGGGTTGCGGTTTTATTACCGTGCAGAGTTCGGGCTGGGACATGCACTCCGACGGCAACAACCCGGGGGTCGCAGCGGGAATGGAAATGCTCGGCCGTCCGCTCGATAAAGCGGTCTCGGCGTTTCTGGAAGATCTGGAAGAGCGTGGGCTGAGCGACGACGTGCTGCTGATTATCACCGGCGACTTTGGTCGAACCCCCAAAGTGAATGCCCGCGGCGGCCGAGATCACTGGGCCCGCCTCTGCACACTCGCCCTGGCTGGTGGCGGCTTGAAGATGGGGCAAGTCATCGGCCAGAGCAGCCGGCAGAACGATGTGCCCGATACTGAACCCGTCTCGACCGCAAACCTGATGTCGACCG